A single window of Fervidicoccus fontis Kam940 DNA harbors:
- a CDS encoding 7-cyano-7-deazaguanine synthase has product MLNLDGISPIIKKPCVVVSIFSGGPDSFCYTLKWIKEGCDLHLLTFNYGQKASREVEVSKKLYEKLKEFAGESIRIEHKILDISFMKDLWNKTQLIDKSKELSSEYETSIVVPIRNVVMLSIASAYAYSLISEDESLNAYVIYGAHSDDASISEKAGGPKYPDCSSECIESLQASFRICHFPKDRRLEIWSPIREGMSKAENIRKCYDIAENIIYETWSCYRDGDFHCGKCESCINRHKAFLKANIPDCTIYGEPPGNREEFIKVEKGYIHKSCKKFYEFSTNYNKE; this is encoded by the coding sequence GTGTTAAATTTGGATGGAATATCGCCAATCATTAAAAAACCATGCGTAGTAGTTTCAATATTCAGCGGGGGTCCTGACAGCTTTTGCTACACGCTTAAATGGATCAAGGAAGGGTGCGATCTTCATTTGCTCACATTTAACTACGGGCAGAAAGCATCAAGAGAGGTTGAAGTCTCTAAAAAGTTATATGAAAAACTGAAGGAATTTGCTGGAGAGAGTATAAGAATAGAGCATAAAATATTAGATATTTCCTTTATGAAGGATCTCTGGAACAAGACGCAGCTTATCGATAAGAGCAAGGAGCTCAGCAGTGAGTATGAGACCAGCATCGTCGTTCCAATAAGGAATGTAGTAATGCTTTCTATAGCCTCTGCTTACGCATATTCCCTCATTTCTGAAGACGAATCACTTAATGCATACGTAATTTATGGGGCTCATTCCGATGACGCTTCAATTAGCGAAAAAGCCGGTGGTCCGAAATATCCCGACTGCTCTTCTGAGTGCATAGAAAGTCTTCAGGCTTCTTTTAGGATATGTCATTTTCCAAAAGATAGGAGGCTTGAGATCTGGAGCCCGATAAGAGAGGGCATGAGCAAAGCTGAGAATATAAGAAAATGCTATGATATTGCTGAAAACATTATCTACGAAACTTGGAGCTGCTATAGAGATGGTGACTTTCATTGTGGTAAGTGCGAAAGCTGCATAAACAGGCACAAGGCCTTCTTAAAAGCGAATATCCCTGACTGCACGATATATGGTGAGCCACCGGGAAATCGGGAAGAATTCATAAAAGTAGAAAAAGGATATATACATAAATCATGTAAAAAATTTTATGAATTTTCAACAAATTATAATAAAGAATAA
- a CDS encoding ECF transporter S component, translating into MKVNIVRFAVFTALVYVFTVVVQFAQPFTGGYFNLGEAAIYVCALISDPLTTGLAGGIGSALADATTGYGIFAPATLLIKFTEGYVASLLFKKMGRSNSSIANWLVSLIYFVAISAIGIKFFSGNLTLSLSSYSFSFNIPWEFWVLVGAIIMIIPFIIERRTKAGARYASLLLAGMIMVTGYFLYEFFISNPLTGRPSIAAVFEVPVNFGQALVGAAVAIPVYSFLRKGGYIEDEEDKSEDKDKK; encoded by the coding sequence ATGAAGGTTAACATCGTGAGGTTTGCTGTATTTACTGCTTTAGTTTATGTCTTTACTGTAGTAGTTCAATTTGCACAACCTTTTACAGGTGGATATTTCAATTTGGGAGAAGCTGCTATTTACGTATGTGCGCTGATTTCCGATCCATTAACTACTGGACTTGCAGGGGGGATCGGCTCAGCACTTGCTGATGCGACCACAGGATACGGAATATTTGCTCCAGCGACCTTATTAATAAAATTTACAGAAGGATATGTTGCCTCTCTTCTGTTCAAAAAAATGGGAAGAAGCAATAGCAGTATCGCTAACTGGCTGGTGAGCTTAATTTACTTTGTTGCAATTTCTGCTATAGGAATAAAATTCTTCAGTGGAAACCTGACCCTTTCGCTTTCAAGCTATTCATTTTCATTTAATATTCCCTGGGAATTTTGGGTATTAGTTGGTGCTATTATTATGATAATTCCCTTCATAATTGAAAGAAGGACAAAAGCAGGCGCAAGATATGCTTCTCTTCTTCTGGCTGGAATGATCATGGTCACAGGATATTTTCTTTATGAATTTTTCATTAGTAACCCTCTGACTGGAAGGCCGAGCATCGCCGCTGTGTTTGAGGTACCGGTTAACTTCGGTCAGGCATTAGTGGGAGCGGCTGTAGCGATTCCAGTATATAGCTTTTTAAGGAAAGGAGGTTATATTGAAGATGAGGAGGACAAAAGCGAGGATAAGGATAAGAAATGA
- a CDS encoding DUF2258 domain-containing protein, which yields MEVSLKTGPVRMSGYALKLRRATNAALRKLYQEKKIEPKIANQMLTDLNKSLYDILINKYNIPKDAVINIELVLDISDSNLNLKDINISIYDKDDILSGNVTKELKQLLKL from the coding sequence GTGGAAGTCTCATTAAAAACAGGACCGGTGAGAATGAGCGGATATGCTTTAAAGCTTAGGAGGGCCACTAATGCAGCTTTAAGGAAACTTTACCAGGAGAAGAAAATAGAGCCAAAAATCGCTAATCAGATGCTTACTGACCTCAACAAAAGCCTTTATGACATACTGATAAATAAATACAATATTCCAAAAGATGCTGTTATAAATATAGAACTCGTTCTTGATATATCAGACAGCAACCTAAACCTCAAAGATATAAATATCTCCATTTATGATAAAGATGATATACTCAGCGGAAATGTAACTAAGGAACTTAAGCAGTTATTGAAATTATAA
- a CDS encoding B12-binding domain-containing radical SAM protein: MSNHHGREFLGFVATGPSIGLPEFLWTWISSPKPKIKANGEPNEAPYGLRKVEAVLLDKGYNASIIDPSYLNRYADTSKLLLVGHHDFFAYGPPSNEWWLITGREPVNRKSFRRLMESPAVKKMRRRGVKIIAGGPAAWQWLYEVELWKKWGVTSIFDGEAERILPNIIEKALNNEELPFYIYAGSHDSPSIEEIPTIKKASVNGLIEIMRGCPRGCKFCSVTLRPLRYIPLEKIEEEVLVNVRNGVTRGLIHSEDILLYGADGVKPRPDPVLKLHDTVLKHVKSLAWSHASLAAIKYAEEEHKLITKVMEKIREKQDYIGVEVGVETGGYELAKKIMPAKSAPYKPEKWHEVVEDAFRIMHENNIIPAATLIIGLPEETEKDVMETIELIEKLRPYRSLIVPMLFVPMGNLKHGVMFKREMLKDSHIELMFKILDHSIYWSEEIMNHYYLKSRAYDPLKFLLRFFIGYVKRKTDKIRKNLIIAST, translated from the coding sequence ATGTCTAATCATCATGGAAGGGAGTTTTTAGGCTTCGTTGCAACTGGTCCATCTATCGGGCTTCCAGAATTTTTATGGACCTGGATTTCTTCACCGAAGCCAAAAATAAAGGCTAACGGAGAGCCGAATGAAGCTCCGTATGGATTGAGAAAAGTGGAGGCAGTACTCTTAGATAAAGGATACAATGCATCAATTATAGATCCAAGCTATCTTAACAGATATGCTGATACTTCAAAGCTTCTTTTGGTTGGACATCATGACTTTTTTGCATATGGACCTCCAAGCAATGAATGGTGGCTTATAACAGGAAGGGAGCCTGTAAATAGAAAAAGCTTTAGAAGGCTTATGGAGAGTCCAGCTGTTAAAAAGATGAGAAGGAGAGGCGTGAAGATAATCGCAGGCGGACCAGCTGCGTGGCAGTGGCTTTATGAGGTAGAGCTTTGGAAAAAGTGGGGAGTCACATCTATTTTCGATGGAGAAGCTGAGAGGATTCTTCCAAATATAATAGAGAAAGCACTAAACAACGAGGAGCTACCATTTTATATTTATGCAGGTTCACATGACTCTCCAAGCATTGAGGAAATTCCTACGATAAAAAAAGCAAGCGTTAATGGGCTTATTGAAATTATGAGGGGTTGTCCAAGAGGATGCAAATTCTGCAGCGTAACGCTCAGACCTTTGAGATATATTCCTCTCGAAAAAATTGAAGAAGAAGTTCTAGTGAATGTTAGGAATGGTGTAACCAGAGGTTTAATACACAGCGAGGATATCCTTCTTTACGGCGCAGATGGAGTTAAGCCCAGACCTGATCCTGTTCTCAAGCTTCATGATACCGTGCTCAAGCACGTGAAAAGCCTTGCTTGGAGCCATGCAAGTTTAGCTGCAATAAAATATGCAGAAGAAGAGCATAAGCTCATAACGAAAGTTATGGAGAAGATCAGAGAAAAACAGGATTATATAGGGGTTGAAGTAGGTGTTGAAACTGGAGGATATGAACTTGCGAAGAAGATCATGCCTGCTAAGTCCGCTCCATACAAACCAGAAAAATGGCATGAAGTAGTAGAGGATGCTTTTAGAATTATGCATGAAAACAACATAATTCCTGCAGCAACGCTTATAATTGGGCTTCCTGAAGAAACGGAAAAGGATGTAATGGAGACAATTGAATTGATAGAAAAGCTCAGGCCATATAGAAGCCTTATAGTCCCAATGCTCTTCGTGCCTATGGGTAACTTAAAACATGGAGTAATGTTCAAGAGAGAGATGCTGAAAGACTCCCATATAGAGCTGATGTTCAAGATATTGGATCATTCCATATATTGGAGCGAGGAAATCATGAACCATTATTATCTGAAGTCAAGAGCGTATGATCCTTTAAAGTTCTTGCTTAGATTCTTTATTGGGTACGTAAAAAGAAAGACCGACAAAATAAGAAAGAATTTAATAATTGCCAGCACTTGA
- a CDS encoding radical SAM protein — MPKYTFGPIISRRLGLSLGVNNIPYKTCSYSCIYCQLGRTENFSIERREFYNWKEIVNDVERTVNELNGKVDYITFVPDGEPLLDKNIGIEISEIKKRVSPKVAVITNSSLLYLEGARSDLSESDLASVKVDATREDVWRRINRPHPKLSLSSILDGIKEFSKTYRGKLITETMLVDGVNSETKSIEEVASFINSINPAKAYISIPVRPPAEQFVKSPSPDKLVEAHEIFKRILGEEKVELLNLPEPPPPSAHGSSEDWILSVTSVHPQKLEYALNALSGITNDPEGVIARLEAEGMIKTVEYAGSKFIVRWFENRKK, encoded by the coding sequence ATGCCAAAATACACTTTTGGTCCAATAATTTCTAGAAGGCTAGGATTAAGCTTAGGAGTGAACAACATACCATACAAAACTTGCTCATACTCATGTATATACTGCCAGCTTGGAAGGACGGAGAATTTTTCAATTGAACGGAGAGAATTCTATAATTGGAAAGAGATTGTAAACGATGTCGAAAGGACTGTGAATGAGCTGAATGGAAAAGTCGACTATATTACGTTTGTCCCGGACGGCGAGCCGCTGTTGGATAAAAATATAGGGATTGAAATAAGTGAGATCAAGAAAAGAGTTTCTCCAAAAGTTGCAGTTATTACCAATTCATCTCTTCTATACCTTGAAGGAGCGAGAAGCGATCTCTCGGAATCTGACCTCGCATCTGTGAAGGTTGATGCAACTAGAGAAGATGTTTGGAGGAGAATAAATAGACCTCACCCTAAGCTATCTTTATCTAGCATTTTGGATGGAATAAAGGAATTTTCTAAGACCTATAGAGGGAAGCTAATAACTGAAACCATGCTTGTTGATGGAGTGAATTCGGAGACTAAAAGCATTGAGGAGGTTGCCTCATTTATAAATTCAATAAATCCGGCTAAAGCATATATATCAATTCCAGTAAGACCTCCTGCGGAGCAGTTCGTAAAATCTCCGAGTCCAGATAAGCTCGTTGAGGCACATGAAATATTTAAGAGAATCTTAGGAGAAGAAAAAGTGGAACTTCTCAACCTTCCTGAGCCTCCGCCTCCTTCTGCGCACGGTAGTTCGGAGGACTGGATCCTCTCTGTAACTTCGGTGCATCCCCAAAAGCTTGAGTACGCATTAAATGCACTTAGTGGAATAACAAACGATCCGGAAGGAGTTATAGCAAGGCTCGAAGCTGAAGGAATGATAAAAACTGTTGAATATGCGGGATCGAAATTTATAGTTAGGTGGTTCGAAAACAGAAAGAAATGA
- a CDS encoding ATP-binding cassette domain-containing protein — protein sequence MNISQKVFVDNLSISYKNDEQIVKNINFSLNEGELLLLIGKTGTGKTSILNVLAGNTPRLIKAKVEGNVRINGIDPRDSPSEVLLRNVGLVPQEPSDGVIGDTVEDEVLLSLMFRNDDADVEGWLRLFNLERLYERTTFTLSAGETQKLAILSRVLLNAHVLLFDEPTTYLDEESREGFKEVVFSLLKAGKTVIITGHGATFWDNIPKKIVELPRKAEEVNVEEFSRIEVDRLNKMTYVKVKGLEYQYYPSKVPIFKNINLSFDGPGIILLKGPNGSGKTTFLKLLSGIVRPKRGKIEMSHSALFIPDNPLLYFSKPTPKEELELFAGNLKKEEKERLLKIKIFAKKMKELSSGERRLISLISASLSHHPIILMDEPTVGLDPEYKSTVLDIFKKLSDSGRLLIISSHDREVEKVATEVVEVNKLSEN from the coding sequence ATGAACATATCTCAGAAAGTTTTCGTTGATAATTTGAGCATCTCTTATAAGAATGATGAGCAAATAGTAAAAAATATCAATTTCTCTTTAAATGAGGGGGAGCTTCTTCTCTTAATAGGGAAAACTGGAACAGGAAAGACATCAATTTTAAACGTTCTTGCAGGAAATACTCCAAGACTGATAAAGGCTAAGGTCGAAGGGAATGTTAGGATAAACGGCATAGACCCAAGAGATTCGCCTAGCGAGGTGCTACTCAGAAACGTTGGTCTAGTCCCTCAAGAACCTTCTGATGGAGTAATAGGAGATACTGTAGAAGATGAGGTACTCTTAAGCTTGATGTTTAGGAATGATGATGCGGATGTTGAAGGGTGGCTGAGGCTTTTTAATCTTGAAAGGCTTTACGAGAGGACTACATTCACCTTAAGTGCAGGTGAAACTCAAAAGCTTGCTATACTCTCAAGGGTTCTTTTAAATGCGCATGTTCTCCTCTTCGATGAGCCCACAACGTATTTAGATGAGGAATCCAGAGAGGGTTTTAAAGAAGTGGTCTTCTCTCTTCTGAAAGCCGGAAAGACGGTTATAATCACTGGACATGGTGCTACCTTTTGGGATAATATACCTAAAAAGATAGTAGAACTCCCGAGAAAAGCGGAAGAAGTAAACGTCGAGGAGTTTTCAAGAATTGAAGTTGATCGATTAAATAAAATGACTTATGTGAAGGTAAAAGGTCTTGAGTATCAATATTACCCTTCAAAAGTTCCGATATTTAAAAACATCAACCTAAGCTTTGATGGTCCGGGAATTATCCTCTTGAAAGGACCTAATGGCTCTGGAAAAACAACATTTCTCAAGCTCCTTTCGGGAATTGTTAGGCCAAAAAGGGGAAAAATAGAAATGTCTCACAGTGCTTTATTTATTCCTGACAACCCGCTTCTATACTTTAGCAAACCAACTCCAAAGGAGGAGCTAGAGTTGTTCGCAGGAAATTTAAAAAAAGAGGAAAAAGAAAGGCTTCTGAAAATTAAGATTTTTGCAAAAAAGATGAAGGAGCTGAGTAGTGGGGAGAGGAGGCTGATCTCGTTGATTTCTGCATCTCTTTCCCACCATCCGATAATTCTCATGGATGAACCAACTGTAGGTCTAGATCCGGAGTATAAAAGCACCGTTTTAGATATATTTAAAAAGCTTTCAGATTCTGGCAGACTTCTTATTATTTCATCTCACGATAGAGAGGTTGAAAAAGTAGCTACGGAAGTTGTTGAAGTGAATAAGCTGAGTGAGAACTAA
- a CDS encoding metallophosphoesterase family protein, translated as MEIAEAVASIINSYINDPYKVEEKLNSFRIYLEERSRNNDKFYVREVTHSGRVFFIGDLHGDFETLKNILSKIDYNSLEKGDLKIIFLGDYVDRGLYQTETLLSVLELESMYPEEIFVLRGNHELLKHAPPYPHDFPTELYSRYGFTRGIRIYNTFVSLVDYLDAAIILNKNIIALHGGLPVTTFQKVSNIYEYLLGRNESEKINVITEILWNDPIEENIDKLPSYRGIGYLWGKQVTNWVADNFGIKMVIRGHEYTELGYKINHDGRVLTLFTTKGYPYKNKTGAYAVIDLSTQTYEENLMDSIHFIE; from the coding sequence GTGGAGATCGCAGAAGCAGTAGCTTCAATTATAAACTCTTACATAAATGATCCTTATAAGGTTGAAGAGAAGCTGAACTCATTTAGAATTTATCTTGAAGAAAGAAGCAGGAATAACGATAAATTTTATGTAAGAGAGGTAACTCATAGCGGTAGAGTCTTCTTTATAGGAGATCTCCACGGCGATTTTGAGACTTTAAAAAATATACTGTCAAAAATTGATTATAACAGCTTAGAAAAAGGAGATTTAAAGATTATTTTTTTGGGAGACTATGTGGATAGAGGACTATATCAAACCGAAACTCTCCTTTCAGTTCTTGAATTAGAATCTATGTACCCTGAAGAGATTTTCGTTCTAAGAGGGAATCACGAGCTTTTAAAGCATGCGCCTCCATATCCTCATGATTTCCCTACAGAACTTTATAGCAGGTACGGTTTCACTAGAGGGATAAGAATTTATAATACATTTGTCAGCTTGGTAGATTATTTAGATGCCGCAATTATATTAAATAAAAACATAATAGCACTTCATGGAGGGCTTCCAGTAACGACTTTTCAAAAGGTAAGTAATATCTATGAGTACCTCCTTGGAAGGAACGAAAGCGAGAAAATAAATGTAATTACAGAAATCCTTTGGAACGATCCTATTGAGGAAAACATAGACAAACTTCCTTCATATAGAGGAATAGGATACCTTTGGGGAAAGCAAGTGACCAATTGGGTTGCTGATAACTTTGGCATAAAAATGGTTATAAGGGGGCATGAATATACAGAGCTTGGCTATAAGATAAATCATGATGGACGTGTACTTACTCTCTTTACTACGAAGGGTTATCCGTACAAGAATAAGACAGGCGCATATGCAGTAATTGATCTCTCAACACAAACATACGAAGAGAACCTGATGGATAGCATACATTTTATTGAATAG